One region of Yersinia bercovieri ATCC 43970 genomic DNA includes:
- the ygaH gene encoding L-valine transporter subunit YgaH has translation MNMDVLIIGLVVGTVNYLFRYLPLRLGPARKPAGLQRGRVSLLLDSIGIASICALLVVSSTPEIMHNPQKLVPTLIGFLVICGCFYKTNSIIFATLLGALSYGLTFKLLMILV, from the coding sequence ATGAATATGGATGTTCTGATCATTGGGTTAGTGGTGGGGACGGTAAACTATCTATTTCGTTATTTGCCTCTGCGCTTAGGGCCAGCGCGCAAACCAGCGGGCTTGCAGCGGGGGAGAGTTTCACTGCTGCTCGACAGCATCGGCATCGCCTCTATTTGCGCCTTGTTAGTGGTCTCCAGTACCCCGGAAATCATGCATAACCCGCAAAAGTTAGTGCCCACTCTTATTGGTTTTTTAGTGATCTGCGGATGCTTTTATAAAACCAACAGTATTATCTTCGCCACCTTACTTGGCGCTCTCAGCTACGGTCTGACATTCAAGCTACTCATGATTTTGGTGTAA
- a CDS encoding AzlC family ABC transporter permease encodes MPSQITDAPPATQPAATFIEGITDSLPIVIGYLPVAFAFGLSSVKLGFTPWEAIFFSCIIYAGASQFVITALLSAGMSLWVSALTVMAMDIRHILYGPALKHRILSKLSGKKSALWAFGLTDEVFAAATTKLMKEQRRWSENWMLGIAFTSWLSWVAGTAIGAMFGNGPLENFPAIEASLSFMLPALFLSFLLASFKRQYSLTVIASLSGALLGVLLFSIPVAILAGIGGGCLAALLQPAPAAVSEQPESSQQESAP; translated from the coding sequence ATGCCAAGCCAAATCACCGATGCCCCGCCGGCGACTCAGCCGGCCGCCACCTTTATCGAAGGGATTACCGATAGCCTGCCCATCGTTATCGGCTATCTGCCCGTGGCATTCGCTTTTGGCCTCAGTTCGGTAAAACTTGGCTTTACCCCGTGGGAAGCTATTTTCTTTTCTTGCATCATATATGCCGGAGCCAGCCAATTTGTTATCACTGCGCTATTGAGCGCCGGAATGTCATTGTGGGTTTCAGCACTGACCGTGATGGCAATGGATATTCGCCATATCTTGTATGGCCCCGCACTTAAGCACCGTATTTTGAGCAAACTCTCCGGCAAAAAGAGCGCCCTGTGGGCCTTCGGCCTGACCGACGAAGTCTTTGCTGCCGCCACCACCAAACTGATGAAAGAGCAACGGCGCTGGAGCGAAAATTGGATGCTCGGCATCGCCTTTACCTCTTGGCTCTCTTGGGTGGCGGGAACCGCTATCGGGGCGATGTTTGGCAATGGCCCGCTGGAGAATTTCCCGGCAATTGAAGCTTCGCTCTCCTTTATGTTACCGGCGCTGTTCCTCAGTTTTCTGCTGGCCTCATTTAAGCGCCAATACAGTTTGACTGTGATCGCCTCTCTAAGTGGCGCATTACTGGGCGTATTGCTGTTCTCAATTCCGGTCGCCATTTTGGCTGGCATTGGCGGCGGCTGTCTGGCCGCCCTGCTTCAACCCGCCCCCGCAGCGGTCAGCGAACAACCCGAGAGTAGCCAACAGGAGTCAGCACCATGA
- a CDS encoding MFS transporter, producing the protein MTQKTENAGLSPALIVLMSVATGLAVASNYYAQPLLETIAQAFNLSVNQAGFIVTAAQLGYAVGLMFLVPLGDMFERRGLIVGMTLLAAGGMLITAMSQNLTMMIVGTALTGLFSVVAQLLVPLAATLAAPEKRGKVVGIIMSGLLLGILLARTVAGALASIGGWRTIYWVASALMFIMALVLWRYLPRYKQHSGLNYGQLLGSIFSLFIRTPVLRTRALLGALSFANFSVLWTSMAFLLAAPPFGYSEATIGLFGLVGAAGALMATRAGQLADKGKARITTSVGLGLLLLSWIPIALGQHSIIALIIGIVVLDLAVQGVHVTNQSVIYRMMPEARNRLTAGYMTTYFIGGALGSLISAAAYQHAGWYGVATAGLVLCILNITTWLAGKRFDPPADQRVE; encoded by the coding sequence ATGACACAAAAAACCGAAAACGCCGGTTTAAGCCCCGCATTGATAGTGCTGATGTCGGTCGCCACCGGACTGGCGGTTGCCAGCAACTATTATGCCCAGCCACTGCTGGAAACCATTGCGCAAGCCTTTAATCTCTCGGTCAATCAGGCGGGGTTTATCGTCACGGCAGCCCAGCTCGGTTACGCCGTCGGGTTAATGTTCCTGGTTCCACTAGGGGATATGTTTGAACGCCGTGGACTGATTGTCGGTATGACCCTGCTGGCGGCAGGTGGCATGTTGATTACCGCGATGTCACAAAATCTCACCATGATGATTGTCGGCACCGCCCTCACCGGCCTGTTCTCAGTGGTGGCGCAACTACTGGTGCCGTTGGCGGCGACACTGGCAGCACCGGAAAAACGTGGCAAAGTGGTCGGCATTATCATGAGCGGCCTGTTGCTAGGGATTTTGCTGGCACGAACGGTGGCGGGCGCGTTGGCCTCAATTGGCGGCTGGCGCACCATCTATTGGGTCGCCAGCGCCCTGATGTTTATCATGGCATTGGTGCTGTGGCGCTACCTGCCGCGCTATAAGCAACACTCCGGTTTGAATTACGGCCAGTTGCTCGGTTCCATTTTCTCCTTATTTATCCGTACTCCAGTTCTGCGCACCCGTGCGCTACTCGGCGCATTGTCATTTGCCAACTTTAGTGTGTTGTGGACCTCAATGGCCTTCCTGTTGGCCGCACCACCATTCGGTTATTCCGAGGCGACTATTGGGCTATTTGGTTTGGTGGGCGCGGCTGGCGCATTGATGGCCACCAGAGCCGGACAGTTAGCCGATAAGGGAAAAGCTCGCATCACCACCAGCGTCGGTTTGGGATTACTGCTGCTGTCGTGGATACCGATCGCCTTGGGACAACACTCTATCATCGCGCTGATTATCGGGATTGTGGTGCTGGATTTGGCGGTGCAAGGGGTGCATGTTACCAACCAAAGCGTGATCTATCGTATGATGCCGGAAGCTAGAAATCGGTTAACTGCGGGCTATATGACCACCTACTTTATTGGTGGGGCCTTGGGTTCGCTGATCTCTGCCGCAGCCTATCAACACGCGGGCTGGTATGGGGTGGCCACCGCCGGTTTGGTACTGTGTATCTTGAATATCACCACTTGGTTGGCCGGCAAACGATTTGATCCGCCCGCTGATCAACGGGTCGAGTGA
- a CDS encoding amidohydrolase, which yields MSTLKLTLLQQPLVWLDAQANLRHFELLLAPLHQRDVIVLPEMFTSGFAMNAADSALPESEIVAWLAHWASQTEALIGGSVALKIAGGAVNRFLLVEPSGRVHHYDKRHLFRMAGEHHYYQAGTERKVVEWRGWRILPQICYDLRFPVWARNQQDYDLALYVANWPAARTKQWQTLLAARAIENQAYVAGCNRVGDDDNGHHYQGGSVILDMQGEALAEAESEQAAQLDAELSLEALQAYREAFPAWRDSDKFLLR from the coding sequence ATGTCAACTTTAAAACTGACGCTGCTGCAACAGCCACTGGTATGGCTGGATGCGCAGGCGAATCTGCGACACTTTGAGCTGCTGCTAGCGCCACTGCACCAGCGCGATGTGATTGTGCTACCAGAGATGTTTACCAGCGGTTTTGCCATGAATGCGGCTGACAGTGCGCTGCCGGAGAGCGAAATCGTCGCCTGGCTAGCTCACTGGGCCAGCCAAACCGAGGCGTTGATCGGCGGTAGTGTAGCGCTGAAAATAGCTGGCGGTGCCGTTAACCGTTTCTTGCTGGTCGAGCCGAGTGGCAGGGTTCATCACTACGATAAGCGCCATCTATTTCGCATGGCCGGTGAACACCACTATTATCAGGCGGGCACCGAACGCAAAGTGGTGGAGTGGCGCGGCTGGCGAATTCTGCCGCAAATCTGTTATGACCTGCGCTTTCCGGTGTGGGCGCGCAATCAGCAAGATTATGATTTAGCGCTCTATGTGGCGAACTGGCCAGCCGCCCGCACCAAACAGTGGCAAACCTTGCTGGCGGCCCGGGCGATAGAAAATCAGGCTTACGTCGCGGGCTGTAATCGCGTCGGCGATGATGACAACGGCCATCACTATCAGGGCGGCAGTGTGATTCTGGATATGCAGGGCGAGGCGCTGGCAGAGGCAGAATCGGAACAAGCTGCACAATTAGATGCTGAATTGTCTTTGGAGGCCTTGCAAGCCTATCGCGAGGCATTCCCCGCCTGGCGCGATAGCGACAAATTTTTACTGCGGTAA
- a CDS encoding pyridoxal phosphate-dependent aminotransferase, with amino-acid sequence MSNLSLIPDSKLPAQSTTIFTQMSALAQKYQAINLSQGFPDFDGPDYLKQRLAYHVNQGANQYAPMTGVAPLRSAIAEKTAHLYGWRPDADSEVTITTGASEALFAAITALVRPGDEVICFDPSYDSYAPVVKLAGGILKRIALKPPAFAIDWAEFADLISERTRLVIVNTPHNPSATVWRAADFEQLWQVIAQRNIYVLSDEVYEHICFSASGHASVLAHPQLRQRAIAVSSFGKTFHMTGWKVGYCVAPAAISAEVRKIHQYLTFSVCTPVQLALADMLNAEPEHWQQLPEFYRARRDRFISALSSSRLKILPSEGTYFLLADYSAISDLNDVEFCIWLTEQVGVAAIPLSVFCEAPFPHKLIRLCFAKQEATLDAAAERLCQL; translated from the coding sequence ATGAGTAACTTATCTCTTATTCCAGACAGCAAATTGCCGGCGCAAAGCACCACAATTTTCACGCAAATGAGTGCCTTGGCGCAAAAATATCAGGCGATTAACTTGTCGCAGGGGTTCCCTGATTTTGATGGCCCAGACTACCTAAAACAGCGATTGGCCTATCATGTCAACCAGGGTGCTAACCAATATGCCCCCATGACCGGCGTGGCACCGCTACGCAGTGCTATCGCTGAAAAAACGGCTCACCTCTATGGCTGGCGGCCCGATGCTGACAGCGAAGTCACCATTACCACCGGTGCCAGCGAAGCGCTATTTGCCGCCATTACCGCGTTGGTTCGCCCCGGCGATGAAGTTATCTGCTTTGATCCGAGCTATGACAGCTATGCGCCAGTGGTGAAACTGGCGGGCGGCATCCTCAAGCGCATTGCGCTCAAGCCTCCGGCATTTGCCATTGATTGGGCTGAGTTTGCTGATCTGATTTCTGAACGCACGCGACTGGTTATCGTCAATACACCGCATAACCCGTCGGCGACCGTATGGCGCGCCGCCGATTTTGAGCAGCTGTGGCAAGTGATTGCACAGCGCAATATTTATGTGCTGAGCGATGAAGTGTACGAGCACATCTGCTTTAGCGCCTCGGGCCATGCCAGTGTCCTGGCGCATCCGCAATTGCGCCAGCGGGCGATCGCCGTTTCATCATTCGGTAAAACCTTCCATATGACCGGTTGGAAGGTGGGCTATTGCGTCGCCCCCGCCGCCATCAGTGCTGAAGTGCGCAAAATTCACCAATACCTGACCTTCTCAGTTTGCACACCAGTGCAGCTTGCGCTGGCCGATATGCTGAATGCCGAGCCTGAGCACTGGCAACAACTGCCCGAGTTCTACCGCGCCCGCCGTGACCGCTTTATCAGCGCCCTGTCCAGCAGCCGCCTGAAGATCTTACCAAGTGAGGGCACCTACTTCCTGTTGGCCGATTACAGCGCGATTTCAGATCTCAATGATGTTGAATTCTGCATATGGCTAACTGAACAGGTGGGTGTGGCCGCGATCCCCTTATCGGTATTCTGCGAAGCCCCCTTCCCCCACAAACTGATCCGGCTGTGCTTCGCCAAACAGGAGGCGACGCTGGACGCCGCAGCGGAGCGATTATGTCAACTTTAA
- a CDS encoding methylthioribulose 1-phosphate dehydratase — protein sequence MTDNVQLGALLAACHWIGEKGWCPATGGNMSLRLDLAQCLVTESGKDKGSLTADDFLLVATANNHVPSGRTPSAETGLHTLLYRLYPEINAVLHTHSVNATVLSRVERSNELVLQGYEMQKSLSGQRSHLDSVVIPIFDNDQDIPALAQRVAALADNRPLQYGFLVRGHGLYCWGASVAEARRHLEGLEFLFQCELQRRLLEVNVQKVEAK from the coding sequence ATGACAGATAATGTACAACTTGGCGCGCTGTTAGCCGCTTGCCACTGGATCGGCGAAAAGGGCTGGTGCCCGGCGACTGGCGGTAATATGTCCCTGCGGCTGGATTTAGCTCAATGTTTGGTGACGGAGTCGGGTAAAGATAAAGGTAGCCTGACCGCCGACGATTTTTTGCTGGTGGCAACCGCGAACAACCATGTTCCCAGTGGTCGCACCCCCTCGGCGGAGACCGGCCTGCATACCTTGCTTTATCGCCTGTATCCTGAAATCAATGCTGTGCTACATACTCACTCGGTAAATGCCACGGTGCTATCACGGGTCGAGCGCAGCAATGAATTAGTGTTACAAGGCTACGAAATGCAAAAATCGTTATCGGGTCAGCGCAGCCACTTGGATAGCGTAGTGATCCCGATTTTTGATAACGACCAGGATATTCCCGCCCTGGCGCAACGAGTTGCAGCGCTGGCAGACAACCGCCCGCTGCAATATGGTTTTTTGGTCCGTGGCCATGGCCTCTATTGCTGGGGGGCGAGTGTGGCTGAGGCTCGCCGCCATTTGGAAGGGCTGGAGTTTCTGTTCCAGTGTGAACTGCAACGTCGGCTGCTAGAAGTTAACGTGCAAAAAGTGGAGGCCAAATGA
- the mtnC gene encoding acireductone synthase, whose translation MIQAIVTDIEGTTTDIRFVHQVLFPYARQRLTPFLLEHQQDVDIAAALADLRRELAQPEADIETLAVALHGFMDEDRKSTALKAIQGIIWRTGYLQGDFRGHLYPEVAQQLADWQQQGVGLYVYSSGSVAAQKLLFGYSDAGDLRPLFSGYFDTHVGAKREIGSYQNIASQLAIVPQALLFLSDIRQELDAAQLAGWHTCQLIRDLPDSESHHPQVNRFDQIDLTTLNREQRI comes from the coding sequence ATGATTCAGGCGATTGTGACCGATATTGAAGGTACTACCACTGACATCCGTTTTGTCCATCAAGTGCTGTTCCCCTATGCCCGCCAACGGCTGACACCCTTTTTGCTTGAGCATCAGCAGGATGTAGATATTGCTGCGGCGCTGGCGGATTTACGCCGCGAATTGGCGCAGCCGGAGGCTGATATTGAAACACTGGCTGTCGCCTTACACGGTTTTATGGATGAAGATCGCAAGTCTACCGCGCTGAAAGCCATTCAGGGCATCATCTGGCGCACCGGTTATCTGCAAGGGGATTTTCGCGGCCATCTCTACCCGGAGGTCGCTCAGCAATTGGCTGATTGGCAACAGCAGGGCGTGGGGCTGTATGTCTACTCCTCCGGCTCGGTCGCGGCGCAGAAATTGCTGTTTGGTTACAGTGATGCAGGGGATTTACGCCCACTGTTTAGTGGCTATTTTGATACCCATGTCGGGGCCAAGCGTGAGATCGGCTCTTATCAGAATATCGCCAGTCAGTTAGCTATCGTGCCGCAAGCTTTGCTGTTCTTGTCCGATATTCGTCAGGAGCTGGATGCGGCACAACTGGCGGGCTGGCACACCTGCCAGTTAATTCGTGACCTCCCCGATAGCGAGAGCCATCACCCCCAAGTAAACCGTTTCGATCAGATTGATTTAACGACTTTAAATCGCGAGCAGAGGATATGA
- a CDS encoding 1,2-dihydroxy-3-keto-5-methylthiopentene dioxygenase has protein sequence MSGLTIFSDQQPDQPLWQSRDADEIQQQLAAIGVRFERWQADRELGENPQPEAVIAAYQHEIDRLVAEKGYQSWDVISMRPDNAQRQLLREKFLSEHTHGEDEVRFFVEGCGLFCLHLDGKIYQILCEKSDLLSVPADTRHWFDMGSAPNFTAIRLFDNPEGWVAHFTGDKIADAYPHLA, from the coding sequence ATGAGCGGATTAACGATTTTCAGTGATCAACAGCCCGACCAGCCGCTGTGGCAGAGCCGTGATGCGGATGAAATTCAGCAGCAACTGGCGGCGATTGGTGTGCGCTTTGAGCGCTGGCAGGCGGATCGTGAGCTGGGTGAGAACCCGCAACCTGAGGCCGTGATCGCGGCTTATCAACATGAAATTGACCGGCTGGTGGCGGAAAAGGGCTATCAGAGCTGGGATGTGATCAGCATGCGGCCCGACAATGCGCAGCGCCAACTGTTGCGCGAGAAGTTTTTGTCCGAGCATACCCACGGCGAAGATGAAGTGCGTTTCTTCGTTGAGGGCTGTGGGCTGTTTTGCTTGCATCTCGATGGCAAAATTTACCAAATTTTATGTGAAAAGAGTGATTTGCTGTCAGTGCCAGCGGATACTCGCCACTGGTTTGATATGGGGTCAGCGCCGAATTTCACCGCGATTCGGCTATTTGATAATCCAGAAGGTTGGGTGGCACATTTTACTGGCGATAAAATAGCCGATGCTTATCCCCATTTAGCATAA
- the mtnA gene encoding S-methyl-5-thioribose-1-phosphate isomerase, with the protein MQMLNKLDLQTTSLRIVDNQLWILDQQALPQRQEWLSADTLELLIEHIQTLRVRGAPLIGLSASLLLALLAERGLSQAQLEQTLIALRESRPTAVNLMNNLARMQQALLQPNWVEAMTHEALRLVDEDRELCERIAQHGATLVKSGSNLLTHCNTGGLATAGIGTAIGVLLRAHQQGNIRQVWVDETRPLLQGGRLTAWELGELGIPYQLICDSMAASLMAQGRVDAVWVGADRIAANGDVANKIGTYSLAVLAHYHRIPFYVAAPHTTHDPACPNGAAIPIEQRAASEVMGVTGSFGSCQWAPESAPVYNPAFDVTPAALISGWVLDSGVITPEQVAAGFFQPQR; encoded by the coding sequence ATGCAGATGCTTAACAAGCTTGATTTACAGACAACCAGCTTAAGAATTGTTGATAACCAACTTTGGATACTTGACCAGCAAGCACTGCCCCAACGTCAGGAGTGGCTGTCAGCCGATACCCTAGAGTTGCTGATTGAGCATATTCAGACGCTGCGCGTCCGTGGCGCCCCCCTGATTGGCCTATCCGCCAGCCTATTGCTAGCCTTGCTGGCAGAGCGCGGCTTATCGCAAGCGCAACTTGAACAGACATTGATTGCACTGCGGGAGTCGCGCCCGACCGCCGTTAATTTGATGAATAATCTGGCGCGGATGCAACAGGCGCTATTACAACCAAATTGGGTCGAGGCCATGACCCACGAGGCATTGCGTCTGGTGGATGAAGACCGCGAATTGTGTGAGCGCATTGCTCAGCATGGCGCGACATTGGTTAAATCGGGCAGCAACCTGCTCACCCACTGTAACACTGGCGGGCTAGCAACTGCGGGCATCGGCACCGCTATTGGCGTATTACTACGCGCACATCAGCAAGGCAATATTCGTCAGGTATGGGTTGATGAAACCCGGCCTTTATTGCAAGGCGGGCGCTTAACCGCCTGGGAGTTGGGTGAGCTGGGCATTCCATATCAATTAATTTGTGATTCGATGGCCGCTAGCCTGATGGCTCAGGGCAGAGTGGATGCAGTTTGGGTGGGTGCGGATCGCATCGCCGCCAATGGTGATGTGGCGAATAAAATTGGCACCTACAGTCTGGCGGTATTGGCTCACTACCACCGCATCCCTTTCTATGTGGCCGCCCCCCACACCACCCATGATCCCGCCTGTCCTAATGGCGCGGCGATCCCCATTGAGCAACGTGCTGCCAGTGAGGTGATGGGCGTTACGGGGAGTTTTGGCAGTTGCCAATGGGCTCCAGAGAGTGCCCCGGTGTACAACCCGGCATTTGATGTCACTCCGGCGGCATTAATCAGTGGTTGGGTACTAGACAGCGGCGTTATCACGCCAGAACAAGTGGCCGCAGGCTTTTTCCAGCCTCAGCGCTAA
- the mtnK gene encoding S-methyl-5-thioribose kinase → MSRYYTFTAANAVEYARQFGQVADPLTLVTADEIGDGNLNLVFKIRDAAGVSRVIVKQALPYVRCVGESWPLTLDRARIEAETLLTHRQFCPQHTVNVLHHDAELAVMVQEDLSDHEIWRSELIQGKYYPQAASQLGEYLAQTLFHTSDFYQSAQAKKAAVSRYTNPELCQITEDLFFTDPYIDHERNNFDPALLPEVLALRQDSALKLAVASLKHRFLSKAEALLHGDIHSGSIFVADGRLKTIDAEFGFYGPIGFDIGTALGNLLLNYCGLPGLTGPRDAAAGREQRLKDIHLIWQTFAHRFVALSEEKTQDSALAIQGYAQQFLQQVWQDAVGYCGSELIRRTIGLAHVADLDSIADDEMRRACQRHALSLGSTLILAAPHIGSIDGFIARIRQNG, encoded by the coding sequence ATGTCGCGCTACTATACCTTTACTGCTGCGAATGCCGTTGAATATGCTCGCCAATTTGGTCAAGTGGCTGATCCACTGACTTTGGTCACAGCAGATGAAATTGGGGATGGTAACCTCAATCTGGTGTTTAAAATCCGTGATGCTGCGGGCGTCAGTCGGGTGATTGTCAAGCAGGCGCTGCCCTATGTGCGCTGTGTCGGTGAGTCCTGGCCCCTAACCTTGGATCGCGCCCGCATTGAAGCCGAAACCCTGCTGACACACCGCCAATTTTGCCCACAACACACGGTTAATGTGCTGCATCACGATGCGGAACTGGCGGTCATGGTGCAGGAAGATCTATCCGACCACGAAATCTGGCGTAGTGAACTGATTCAGGGAAAATATTACCCGCAGGCGGCTTCGCAACTGGGCGAGTATCTGGCGCAAACCCTCTTCCATACCTCAGATTTTTATCAGTCGGCGCAAGCCAAAAAGGCGGCAGTGAGCCGCTATACCAACCCTGAGCTATGCCAAATCACCGAAGATCTCTTCTTTACCGATCCCTATATAGACCATGAGCGCAATAATTTCGACCCCGCACTCTTACCTGAGGTGCTGGCGCTGCGGCAGGATAGTGCGCTTAAATTGGCGGTGGCGTCGCTCAAACATCGTTTCCTTAGCAAGGCTGAGGCGTTGCTGCATGGTGATATTCACAGCGGTTCCATTTTCGTTGCTGATGGCCGCCTAAAAACCATTGATGCTGAATTTGGTTTCTATGGCCCTATCGGGTTTGATATCGGCACTGCGCTGGGGAATTTACTGCTCAATTACTGCGGATTACCCGGATTAACAGGCCCGCGGGATGCGGCGGCGGGACGTGAGCAGCGCCTGAAGGATATCCATTTGATTTGGCAAACCTTCGCTCACCGTTTTGTGGCGTTAAGTGAGGAGAAAACCCAGGACTCAGCACTGGCGATACAAGGGTATGCACAGCAGTTTCTACAGCAGGTATGGCAAGATGCGGTGGGGTATTGCGGCAGTGAATTAATCAGGCGCACCATCGGTTTGGCCCATGTGGCAGATCTGGATAGCATTGCTGATGATGAGATGCGCAGAGCATGCCAACGCCATGCGCTGAGTCTGGGATCTACCTTGATATTGGCTGCACCACACATTGGTAGCATTGATGGTTTTATTGCTCGCATTAGGCAGAATGGATAA
- a CDS encoding ShlB/FhaC/HecB family hemolysin secretion/activation protein, which translates to MGLFYAIFSLYREIIKSGKAQPQYYFVYCCFFCFSIFIISPLVAAPKIINVPNSGAIGNEIRQTTVEPQVAPHEAEIQLPPLTPPLPLDSSIASGQFMLREIRFEGEIRLMNSSLKDLQAIVSPWLGRLLSFSDLQNMTLAITRFYRQKGWVAAQAILPPQTVRDGTILVRIISGRLDNPEVNNQSRLNTQFATAVIKSNSCSQEMGLFGEKDCAASPAELSRLERTALILNEIPGVDASLSLKPGTQSGTTRIYADIMPGQLANGYFGIDNQGNDYSGHNRLLAGGALNNLIGWGDQLRTDLILSSSADVFNGLLDYNFPINTYGTRAALNYSYLDYTLKGPFEILDARGHSNTWGINLLHPWIRTSAARINANAGYYQARMRDSLILIPEQKRNINASAFDINGSFSALPQGVSDFYLLGTAGHLSLDDEFSQSINSLTGISGTFARFNYRVGHDQGFGAYFSFFNQFTGQMASKNLDSSQKLLLGGPLAVRAYGIGEGAVDKGTLFTTELRVRWQPPLPLWAGTDNQVTFAAFFDQGWGSYYRQPIEGIPKNNINLSGFGSYITLARPADYSLNLTWAQRTGQAATSPPDNHQFWLSAYKMF; encoded by the coding sequence ATGGGCTTATTTTATGCGATATTTTCACTTTACAGAGAGATCATTAAGTCAGGTAAAGCTCAACCTCAATACTATTTTGTTTATTGTTGTTTTTTTTGCTTCTCAATTTTTATTATCTCACCACTAGTTGCCGCACCTAAAATAATCAACGTACCGAATTCGGGGGCAATCGGAAATGAAATTAGACAAACGACAGTCGAACCGCAAGTTGCACCACATGAAGCTGAAATACAGTTACCGCCATTAACGCCACCTCTTCCATTAGATAGCTCTATTGCGTCAGGTCAGTTCATGCTGCGCGAGATTAGGTTTGAGGGCGAAATACGGTTAATGAACTCTAGCCTTAAGGATCTACAGGCTATCGTCAGCCCCTGGTTAGGCCGACTATTAAGCTTTTCTGATTTGCAGAATATGACATTGGCAATAACGCGTTTTTATCGCCAAAAAGGGTGGGTAGCGGCCCAGGCAATATTGCCGCCACAAACTGTTCGTGATGGAACCATTTTAGTCCGCATTATTTCAGGCAGATTAGATAACCCAGAGGTAAATAATCAGAGTCGATTGAATACGCAATTTGCAACAGCTGTGATTAAAAGTAATAGTTGTAGTCAAGAGATGGGACTCTTCGGTGAAAAAGATTGTGCTGCATCTCCGGCAGAATTATCCCGCCTGGAGCGTACCGCGCTTATTTTAAATGAGATACCTGGGGTTGATGCTTCTCTCTCATTAAAACCAGGAACTCAGTCGGGAACCACACGAATTTATGCCGATATTATGCCAGGCCAATTAGCAAATGGATATTTTGGTATTGATAATCAGGGCAATGATTATTCTGGTCACAATCGGTTATTAGCGGGAGGTGCACTCAATAATCTGATTGGCTGGGGTGACCAACTACGGACTGACTTGATTTTATCCAGCTCCGCTGATGTTTTTAATGGTTTGTTGGATTATAACTTTCCTATTAATACTTATGGAACCCGTGCAGCACTAAATTATAGCTATCTGGATTATACGTTGAAGGGGCCTTTTGAGATATTGGATGCCCGTGGACACTCTAATACCTGGGGTATTAACTTGCTCCATCCGTGGATACGAACATCTGCTGCCCGTATTAATGCGAATGCCGGTTATTATCAGGCCAGAATGCGTGATTCACTTATTCTTATTCCGGAGCAAAAACGTAATATTAATGCAAGTGCGTTTGATATTAATGGCTCATTTAGCGCGTTACCCCAGGGAGTGAGTGATTTCTATTTACTCGGCACGGCAGGGCATCTCTCGCTGGATGATGAATTTAGCCAAAGTATAAATTCTCTTACCGGAATTAGCGGTACTTTTGCCCGCTTTAATTATCGTGTTGGTCATGATCAAGGTTTTGGCGCTTATTTTTCATTCTTCAACCAATTTACCGGACAAATGGCCAGTAAGAATCTTGATAGTTCCCAAAAGCTATTACTGGGAGGGCCACTGGCTGTTCGTGCCTATGGTATTGGTGAGGGGGCCGTGGATAAAGGGACGCTTTTTACGACTGAATTACGCGTGCGCTGGCAGCCCCCGCTTCCTTTATGGGCAGGGACCGATAATCAAGTCACATTTGCGGCATTTTTTGATCAAGGGTGGGGCTCTTATTATCGCCAGCCTATCGAGGGTATTCCTAAAAATAACATCAATCTATCTGGTTTTGGTTCCTATATTACTCTTGCCCGCCCGGCAGATTACTCCTTAAACCTAACCTGGGCACAGCGAACCGGTCAGGCTGCAACGAGTCCTCCGGATAATCACCAATTTTGGCTTAGCGCTTACAAGATGTTTTAG